The proteins below come from a single Kryptolebias marmoratus isolate JLee-2015 linkage group LG12, ASM164957v2, whole genome shotgun sequence genomic window:
- the adgrl1a gene encoding adhesion G protein-coupled receptor L1 isoform X2 — protein MALTIWIIFTCAVAFSNIAPSSQALGRSMMPFGLMRRELACEGYPIELRCPGSDVIMIETANYGRTDDKICDADPFQMENVQCYLPDAFKIMSQRCNNRTQCVVVAGSDVFPDPCPGTYKYLEIQYECVPYIFVCPGTLLRVQVPSSQQEAEHQAGAWCKDPLQSGDRLYVMPWTPYRTDMLYEYASWEDFKQNRATTTYKLPNRVDGTGFVVYDGAVFYNKERTRNIVKYDLRTRIKSGEAIVTNANYHDTSPYRWGGKSDIDLAVDENGLWVIYATESNNGRLVVSQVNPYTLRFEGTWETSFDKRMASNAFMACGVLYAVRSVYQDDDSEAGGDLVMYAYNTNHAREEPVNIPFPNPYQYISSVDYNPRDNQLYVWNNYNVLRYPLEFGPPDPTTGPLTTTQVTTTPPSRPFTSSVSPSTIRPLAPTSRPIGSINKHPDLRPITATVPVTRRPPRPPQNPERHFCEAKLVRGIQWPITQRGETVDRPCPKGSLGIASFQCLADQVIWNPRGPDLSNCTSPWVNQVAQKIKSGENAANIAGELVNHTRSRIQAGDVISSVRLIEQLLDVLDAQLQTLRPGKKESAGRNYNKFQKREQTCRAFIQAVVQTVDNLLRPESLESWQDMNSTEQAHTATMLLDVLEKGAFLLANNMYGNRFSDRAPSVDLEVHVVNTEMELQDLSFPQNYASDSTIQLSASTIKQYSRNGQVKVVFILYKNLGSFLSTENATVKMEMEGPSFERKRLAVNSHVIAASINKESTRVFLTQPVIFTLKHLQMENYYTPNCSFWNYSERSMTGQWSSQGCKLLDTNSTHTTCSCSHLTNFAVLMAHHESDGRMHELILFVITWVGIVISLVCLAICISTFCFLRGLQTDRNTIHKNLCINLFIAELLFLIGIDKTEYHIACPIFAGLLHFFFLAAFSWMCLEGVQLYLMLVEVFESEYSRKKYYYLCGYCFPALVVGISAAIDYRSYGTKKACWLRVDNYFIWSFIGPVSFVIMLNLVFLMITLHKMIRNSSALKPDSSRLDNIKSWALGAIALLFLLGLTWAFGLLFINENTVIMAYLFTTFNAFQGMFIFIFHCALQKKVHKEYSKCLRHSYCCSRTSTNSSHGSLKNSGLRTNNRYYSGSQARHAAAHRQSRIRRMWNDTVRKQTESSFMAGDINSTPTLNRATMGNHLLTNPVLQTRSGTSPYNTLLAESFTPPSPGVFNSTGTFRDPKSTLSKPRDPCGMETLPLNGNFNNSYSMRTGPSGGGGGSCDFLSGGGGDSPSPMFNPRSSETLGGGGTRRNLSDAAAFEKMIISELVHNNLRGGVGGGGADVGDRAYSSLVRGPPHGGVGRGTTVSGPESSVSIDEDDEFLRDGRQRTPQDVEMLYKALEEPLLLQRAQSVLYQSDPEESESYTADLTESLGHSGHSGQSGGGQGSSRAPDSPAHDSLYTSITNLRDSPYPDSSPEPLEVVPRSAQPPEELYYSSGRPALGSRGAPMQTFYQAPPQRPSGEGHQNQESVHNEGDGQMQLVTSL, from the exons TATTTGTGTGCCCGGGGACACTGCTGCGGGTGCAGGTGCCCAGCTCTCAGCAGGAAGCAGAGCACCAGGCAGGGGCATGGTGCAAAGACCCTCTGCAGTCTGGAGACCGTCTGTACGTCATGCCCTGGACCCCCTATCGCACTGACATGCTGTATGAGTATGCTTCCTGGGAAGACTTTAAACAGAACCGAGCGACTACCACCTACAA GTTGCCTAACAGGGTGGATGGCACAGGTTTTGTTGTGTATGACGGTGCAGTGTTTTACAACAAAGAGCGCACACGAAACATAGTCAAGTATGACCTACGAACACGCATCAAAAGTGGTGAAGCCATTGTCACAAACGCCAATTATCATGACACTTCTCCCTACCGCTGGGGAGGGAAATCGGACATTGACCTGGCTGTGGATGAGAATGGCCTGTGGGTGATTTACGCCACTGAATCCAACAACGGACGACTGGTGGTCAGTCAG GTCAACCCTTACACGCTGCGCTTTGAAGGCACCTGGGAGACCAGCTTTGACAAGAGGATGGCATCCAACGCCTTCATGGCCTGCGGTGTGCTATATGCAGTGCGCTCAGTCTACCAGGATGATGACAGCGAAGCAGGTGGTGACCTGGTGATGTATGCCTATAACACCAACCACGCACGCGAGGAACCTGTCAACATCCCTTTTCCAAACCCGTATCAGTACATTTCCTCTGTGGACTACAATCCTCGAGATAACCAGCTTTATGTTTGGAACAACTATAACGTCCTGCGCTACCCGTTGGAGTTTGGACCACCAGATCCCACAACTG GGCCTCTGACCACTACTCAAGTGACCACCACTCCTCCATCGAGGCCATTCACCTCCAGTGTCAGTCCCTCTACCATCCGCCCTCTTGCCCCCACCTCACGACCAATTGGCTCCATTAACAAGCATCCAGATCTGCGTCCAATCACAGCCACCGTACCTGTCACCCGTCGTCCACCTCGCCCTCCTCAAAACCCAGAACGACATTTTTGTGAGGCTAAGCTGGTCCGTGGTATCCAGTGGCCCATCACTCAGCGAGGAGAAACGGTGGATCGTCCATGTCCCAAAGGATCTCTAG GCATTGCTTCGTTCCAGTGCTTGGCGGATCAGGTCATTTGGAACCCGAGGGGTCCTGACCTGAGTAACTGCACCTCCCCGTGGGTCAACCAGGTGGCACAGAAG ATAAAGAGTGGGGAGAATGCTGCTAATATAGCAGGTGAACTGGTAAACCACACGAGGAGCCGAATCCAAGCAGGAGATGTTATCTCATCTGTCCGACTGATTGAGCAACTGTTGGATGTACTGGATGCTCAGCTTCAAACCTTAAGGCctggaaaaaaagagtcagctgGGCGAAACTACAACAAG TTCCAGAAGCGAGAGCAGACATGTCGGGCATTTATCCAG GCGGTGGTTCAGACTGTGGACAACTTGCTCCGTCCTGAGTCTCTGGAGTCATGGCAGGACATGAACAGCACAGAGCAGGCTCACACTGCCACCATGTTACTAGATGTCCTGGAAAAAGGAGCTTTCCTGCTGGCTAACAACATGTACGGCAATCGCTTCTCAGACCGAGCTCCCAGTGTTG ATCTCGAGGTGCATGTTGTCAACACAGAGATGGAGCTGCAGGACTTGTCCTTCCCTCAGAACTATGCCAGCGACAGCACCATCCAGCTTTCAGCCTCCACCATCAAACAGTACAGTCGCAACG GACAAGTAAAAGTGGTATTCATTCTGTATAAGAATTTGGGATCTTTCCTGTCCACTGAGAACGCCACAGTGAAGATGGAAATGGAGGGGCCGAGCTTTGAGCGGAAACGCCTGGCCGTCAACTCGCATGTAATTGCTGCCTCCATCAACAAAGAGTCTACCAGAGTGTTTCTCACTCAGCCAGTGATCTTTACACTCAAACATCTTCAG atggAAAATTATTACACTCCAAATTGCTCCTTTTGGAACTACTCCGAGCGCTCCATGACAGGCCAGTGGTCATCGCAGGGCTGCAAGCTGCTGGATACCAACAGCACACACACCACGTGCTCCTGCAGCCACCTCACCAATTTCGCTGTGCTCATGGCTCACCATGAGTCCGAT GGCCGGATGCACGAACTGATCCTTTTTGTGATCACCTGGGTGGGCATTGTGATCTCCCTAGTGTGTCTGGCCATCTGCATCTCCACTTTCTGCTTCCTGCGGGGTCTGCAAACTGACCGCAACACAATCCACAAGAATCTCTGCATCAATCTCTTCATCGCCGAACTGCTCTTCCTCATTGGGATTGATAAGACAGAATACCAT ATTGCCTGTCCAATCTTTGCTGGCCttcttcatttcttcttcttggctGCCTTCTCCTGGATGTGTCTGGAGGGTGTGCAACTCTATCTCATGCTCGTGGAAGTCTTTGAGAGCGAGTACTCACGCAAAAAGTACTACTATCTGTGCGGCTACTGCTTCCCCGCACTGGTGGTGGGCATCTCTGCAGCCATAGACTACAGGAGCTATGGGACCAAGAAAGC ATGCTGGTTGCGAGTGGATAACTACTTTATCTGGAGCTTCATTGGACCCGTTTCATTTGTTATTATG CTCAATCTTGTTTTCCTCATGATCACTCTACATAAGATGATCCGCAATTCTTCAGCACTCAAGCCTGACTCAAGTCGCCTGGATAATATAAA gtcaTGGGCTCTAGGGGCCATTGCCCTGCTGTTCTTGCTTGGACTAACATGGGCCTTTGGTCTTCTCTTTATCAATGAAAACACAGTAATCATGGCCTATCTGTTCACCACCTTCAATGCCTTCCAGGGCATGTTCATTTTCATCTTCCACTGTGCGTTGCAGAAGAag gtcCATAAGGAGTACAGTAAATGTCTGCGTCACTCCTACTGCTGCAGCCGCACTTCCACCAACAGCTCCCACGGTTCCCTGAAGAACTCCGGCCTGCGTACCAACAACCGCTACTACAGCGGCAGCCAAGCTCGCCACGCAGCAGCCCACAGACAG AGTCGGATCCGTAGAATGTGGAACGACACGGTTCGAAAGCAGACAGAATCTTCCTTCATGGCGGGAGATATAAACAGCACTCCGACACTCAACCGGG cgACTATGGGAAACCACCTTCTGACGAACCCGGTGTTGCAGACTCGCTCTGGCACTTCTCCTTACAACACTCTGCTGGCTGAAAGCTTCACCCCGCCCTCACCTGGAGTCTTCAACTCCACAG GAACCTTCCGTGACCCAA AGAGTACACTTTCTAAACCCCGTGACCCCTGTGGAATGGAAACCCTTCCCTTAAATGGTAACTTCAACAATAGCTACTCCATGCGCACTGGCCCATCAGGTGGAGGCGGGGGCAGCTGTGACTTTTTAAGCGGCGGAGGAGGAGACAGTCCTTCACCCATGTTCAACCCTCGTAGCTCAGAAACCCTGGGAGGTGGAGGCACCCGAAGGAACCTCTCTGACGCTGCAGCCTTTGAAAAAATGATCATCTCTGAGCTTGTGCACAACAACCTGAGAGGTGGTGTTGGAGGGGGTGGAGCTGATGTAGGGGACAGAGCATACAGCAGTTTGGTCAGGGGACCTCCTCACGGTGGGGTTGGTCGGGGCACAACTGTATCTGGGCCAGAGTCGTCGGTGAGCATAGATGAAGACGATGAGTTTCTTAGAGATGGGCGACAGCGAACGCCGCAGGATGTAGAGATGCTTTATAAGGCTCTGGAAGAACCCCTTCTGTTGCAGCGTGCCCAATCTGTTCTTTACCAGAGTGATCCAGAGGAGTCGGAGAGCTACACAGCTGACCTTACAGAGAGCCTCGGCCACAGCGGTCACAGTGGTCAGAGCGGTGGTGGGCAGGGAAGCAGCAGAGCCCCAGACTCCCCCGCCCATGACTCCCTGTACACCAGCATTACCAACCTGCGTGACTCGCCCTACCCTGACAGCAGTCCTGAGCCACTGGAGGTTGTGCCCCGCTCAGCTCAGCCCCCCGAAGAGCTGTACTATAGTTCTGGGAGGCCTGCCTTGGGTTCTCGTGGAGCCCCCATGCAGACCTTCTATCAGGCCCCACCTCAAAGACCAAGTGGGGAGGGACACCAGAATCAGGAGTCTGTCCACAATGAGGGAGATGGACAAATGCAACTGGTCACCAGCCTGTGA
- the adgrl1a gene encoding adhesion G protein-coupled receptor L1 isoform X4 gives MPWTPYRTDMLYEYASWEDFKQNRATTTYKLPNRVDGTGFVVYDGAVFYNKERTRNIVKYDLRTRIKSGEAIVTNANYHDTSPYRWGGKSDIDLAVDENGLWVIYATESNNGRLVVSQVNPYTLRFEGTWETSFDKRMASNAFMACGVLYAVRSVYQDDDSEAGGDLVMYAYNTNHAREEPVNIPFPNPYQYISSVDYNPRDNQLYVWNNYNVLRYPLEFGPPDPTTGPLTTTQVTTTPPSRPFTSSVSPSTIRPLAPTSRPIGSINKHPDLRPITATVPVTRRPPRPPQNPERHFCEAKLVRGIQWPITQRGETVDRPCPKGSLGIASFQCLADQVIWNPRGPDLSNCTSPWVNQVAQKIKSGENAANIAGELVNHTRSRIQAGDVISSVRLIEQLLDVLDAQLQTLRPGKKESAGRNYNKFQKREQTCRAFIQAVVQTVDNLLRPESLESWQDMNSTEQAHTATMLLDVLEKGAFLLANNMYGNRFSDRAPSVDLEVHVVNTEMELQDLSFPQNYASDSTIQLSASTIKQYSRNGQVKVVFILYKNLGSFLSTENATVKMEMEGPSFERKRLAVNSHVIAASINKESTRVFLTQPVIFTLKHLQMENYYTPNCSFWNYSERSMTGQWSSQGCKLLDTNSTHTTCSCSHLTNFAVLMAHHESDGRMHELILFVITWVGIVISLVCLAICISTFCFLRGLQTDRNTIHKNLCINLFIAELLFLIGIDKTEYHIACPIFAGLLHFFFLAAFSWMCLEGVQLYLMLVEVFESEYSRKKYYYLCGYCFPALVVGISAAIDYRSYGTKKACWLRVDNYFIWSFIGPVSFVIMLNLVFLMITLHKMIRNSSALKPDSSRLDNIKSWALGAIALLFLLGLTWAFGLLFINENTVIMAYLFTTFNAFQGMFIFIFHCALQKKVHKEYSKCLRHSYCCSRTSTNSSHGSLKNSGLRTNNRYYSGSQARHAAAHRQSRIRRMWNDTVRKQTESSFMAGDINSTPTLNRATMGNHLLTNPVLQTRSGTSPYNTLLAESFTPPSPGVFNSTGTFRDPKSTLSKPRDPCGMETLPLNGNFNNSYSMRTGPSGGGGGSCDFLSGGGGDSPSPMFNPRSSETLGGGGTRRNLSDAAAFEKMIISELVHNNLRGGVGGGGADVGDRAYSSLVRGPPHGGVGRGTTVSGPESSVSIDEDDEFLRDGRQRTPQDVEMLYKALEEPLLLQRAQSVLYQSDPEESESYTADLTESLGHSGHSGQSGGGQGSSRAPDSPAHDSLYTSITNLRDSPYPDSSPEPLEVVPRSAQPPEELYYSSGRPALGSRGAPMQTFYQAPPQRPSGEGHQNQESVHNEGDGQMQLVTSL, from the exons ATGCCCTGGACCCCCTATCGCACTGACATGCTGTATGAGTATGCTTCCTGGGAAGACTTTAAACAGAACCGAGCGACTACCACCTACAA GTTGCCTAACAGGGTGGATGGCACAGGTTTTGTTGTGTATGACGGTGCAGTGTTTTACAACAAAGAGCGCACACGAAACATAGTCAAGTATGACCTACGAACACGCATCAAAAGTGGTGAAGCCATTGTCACAAACGCCAATTATCATGACACTTCTCCCTACCGCTGGGGAGGGAAATCGGACATTGACCTGGCTGTGGATGAGAATGGCCTGTGGGTGATTTACGCCACTGAATCCAACAACGGACGACTGGTGGTCAGTCAG GTCAACCCTTACACGCTGCGCTTTGAAGGCACCTGGGAGACCAGCTTTGACAAGAGGATGGCATCCAACGCCTTCATGGCCTGCGGTGTGCTATATGCAGTGCGCTCAGTCTACCAGGATGATGACAGCGAAGCAGGTGGTGACCTGGTGATGTATGCCTATAACACCAACCACGCACGCGAGGAACCTGTCAACATCCCTTTTCCAAACCCGTATCAGTACATTTCCTCTGTGGACTACAATCCTCGAGATAACCAGCTTTATGTTTGGAACAACTATAACGTCCTGCGCTACCCGTTGGAGTTTGGACCACCAGATCCCACAACTG GGCCTCTGACCACTACTCAAGTGACCACCACTCCTCCATCGAGGCCATTCACCTCCAGTGTCAGTCCCTCTACCATCCGCCCTCTTGCCCCCACCTCACGACCAATTGGCTCCATTAACAAGCATCCAGATCTGCGTCCAATCACAGCCACCGTACCTGTCACCCGTCGTCCACCTCGCCCTCCTCAAAACCCAGAACGACATTTTTGTGAGGCTAAGCTGGTCCGTGGTATCCAGTGGCCCATCACTCAGCGAGGAGAAACGGTGGATCGTCCATGTCCCAAAGGATCTCTAG GCATTGCTTCGTTCCAGTGCTTGGCGGATCAGGTCATTTGGAACCCGAGGGGTCCTGACCTGAGTAACTGCACCTCCCCGTGGGTCAACCAGGTGGCACAGAAG ATAAAGAGTGGGGAGAATGCTGCTAATATAGCAGGTGAACTGGTAAACCACACGAGGAGCCGAATCCAAGCAGGAGATGTTATCTCATCTGTCCGACTGATTGAGCAACTGTTGGATGTACTGGATGCTCAGCTTCAAACCTTAAGGCctggaaaaaaagagtcagctgGGCGAAACTACAACAAG TTCCAGAAGCGAGAGCAGACATGTCGGGCATTTATCCAG GCGGTGGTTCAGACTGTGGACAACTTGCTCCGTCCTGAGTCTCTGGAGTCATGGCAGGACATGAACAGCACAGAGCAGGCTCACACTGCCACCATGTTACTAGATGTCCTGGAAAAAGGAGCTTTCCTGCTGGCTAACAACATGTACGGCAATCGCTTCTCAGACCGAGCTCCCAGTGTTG ATCTCGAGGTGCATGTTGTCAACACAGAGATGGAGCTGCAGGACTTGTCCTTCCCTCAGAACTATGCCAGCGACAGCACCATCCAGCTTTCAGCCTCCACCATCAAACAGTACAGTCGCAACG GACAAGTAAAAGTGGTATTCATTCTGTATAAGAATTTGGGATCTTTCCTGTCCACTGAGAACGCCACAGTGAAGATGGAAATGGAGGGGCCGAGCTTTGAGCGGAAACGCCTGGCCGTCAACTCGCATGTAATTGCTGCCTCCATCAACAAAGAGTCTACCAGAGTGTTTCTCACTCAGCCAGTGATCTTTACACTCAAACATCTTCAG atggAAAATTATTACACTCCAAATTGCTCCTTTTGGAACTACTCCGAGCGCTCCATGACAGGCCAGTGGTCATCGCAGGGCTGCAAGCTGCTGGATACCAACAGCACACACACCACGTGCTCCTGCAGCCACCTCACCAATTTCGCTGTGCTCATGGCTCACCATGAGTCCGAT GGCCGGATGCACGAACTGATCCTTTTTGTGATCACCTGGGTGGGCATTGTGATCTCCCTAGTGTGTCTGGCCATCTGCATCTCCACTTTCTGCTTCCTGCGGGGTCTGCAAACTGACCGCAACACAATCCACAAGAATCTCTGCATCAATCTCTTCATCGCCGAACTGCTCTTCCTCATTGGGATTGATAAGACAGAATACCAT ATTGCCTGTCCAATCTTTGCTGGCCttcttcatttcttcttcttggctGCCTTCTCCTGGATGTGTCTGGAGGGTGTGCAACTCTATCTCATGCTCGTGGAAGTCTTTGAGAGCGAGTACTCACGCAAAAAGTACTACTATCTGTGCGGCTACTGCTTCCCCGCACTGGTGGTGGGCATCTCTGCAGCCATAGACTACAGGAGCTATGGGACCAAGAAAGC ATGCTGGTTGCGAGTGGATAACTACTTTATCTGGAGCTTCATTGGACCCGTTTCATTTGTTATTATG CTCAATCTTGTTTTCCTCATGATCACTCTACATAAGATGATCCGCAATTCTTCAGCACTCAAGCCTGACTCAAGTCGCCTGGATAATATAAA gtcaTGGGCTCTAGGGGCCATTGCCCTGCTGTTCTTGCTTGGACTAACATGGGCCTTTGGTCTTCTCTTTATCAATGAAAACACAGTAATCATGGCCTATCTGTTCACCACCTTCAATGCCTTCCAGGGCATGTTCATTTTCATCTTCCACTGTGCGTTGCAGAAGAag gtcCATAAGGAGTACAGTAAATGTCTGCGTCACTCCTACTGCTGCAGCCGCACTTCCACCAACAGCTCCCACGGTTCCCTGAAGAACTCCGGCCTGCGTACCAACAACCGCTACTACAGCGGCAGCCAAGCTCGCCACGCAGCAGCCCACAGACAG AGTCGGATCCGTAGAATGTGGAACGACACGGTTCGAAAGCAGACAGAATCTTCCTTCATGGCGGGAGATATAAACAGCACTCCGACACTCAACCGGG cgACTATGGGAAACCACCTTCTGACGAACCCGGTGTTGCAGACTCGCTCTGGCACTTCTCCTTACAACACTCTGCTGGCTGAAAGCTTCACCCCGCCCTCACCTGGAGTCTTCAACTCCACAG GAACCTTCCGTGACCCAA AGAGTACACTTTCTAAACCCCGTGACCCCTGTGGAATGGAAACCCTTCCCTTAAATGGTAACTTCAACAATAGCTACTCCATGCGCACTGGCCCATCAGGTGGAGGCGGGGGCAGCTGTGACTTTTTAAGCGGCGGAGGAGGAGACAGTCCTTCACCCATGTTCAACCCTCGTAGCTCAGAAACCCTGGGAGGTGGAGGCACCCGAAGGAACCTCTCTGACGCTGCAGCCTTTGAAAAAATGATCATCTCTGAGCTTGTGCACAACAACCTGAGAGGTGGTGTTGGAGGGGGTGGAGCTGATGTAGGGGACAGAGCATACAGCAGTTTGGTCAGGGGACCTCCTCACGGTGGGGTTGGTCGGGGCACAACTGTATCTGGGCCAGAGTCGTCGGTGAGCATAGATGAAGACGATGAGTTTCTTAGAGATGGGCGACAGCGAACGCCGCAGGATGTAGAGATGCTTTATAAGGCTCTGGAAGAACCCCTTCTGTTGCAGCGTGCCCAATCTGTTCTTTACCAGAGTGATCCAGAGGAGTCGGAGAGCTACACAGCTGACCTTACAGAGAGCCTCGGCCACAGCGGTCACAGTGGTCAGAGCGGTGGTGGGCAGGGAAGCAGCAGAGCCCCAGACTCCCCCGCCCATGACTCCCTGTACACCAGCATTACCAACCTGCGTGACTCGCCCTACCCTGACAGCAGTCCTGAGCCACTGGAGGTTGTGCCCCGCTCAGCTCAGCCCCCCGAAGAGCTGTACTATAGTTCTGGGAGGCCTGCCTTGGGTTCTCGTGGAGCCCCCATGCAGACCTTCTATCAGGCCCCACCTCAAAGACCAAGTGGGGAGGGACACCAGAATCAGGAGTCTGTCCACAATGAGGGAGATGGACAAATGCAACTGGTCACCAGCCTGTGA